A region of Asterias amurensis chromosome 22, ASM3211899v1 DNA encodes the following proteins:
- the LOC139953968 gene encoding uncharacterized protein, giving the protein MASDATGESVQTTACDATDKENGVIHKKPDSEKEVSKEKDGEKGETEGLVMDSLRSPRQTRVRRISLELRLSASSSVENFKKAGKGLSSGLHNVANKLPVPRSLQRRSRSYENLEENSLLHPDTPKKADGGDGDIRKSKSTENLKKIKDEKEDGSRGDKRFLRRKWEARKNRQQQENKSDCEKAEKTSAEDTVSDDAHAPEDDGLAVDSIPIVFEPLTLGQRPLTPTVTICLTDDENRNTNPFLD; this is encoded by the exons ATGGCATCGGATGCTACCGGGGAAAGTGTTCAAACCACGGCGTGTGACGCTACGGATAAG GAAAATGGAGTAATTCACAAGAAACCAGATTCGGAGAAGGAGGTGTCAAAGGAAAAAGATGGAGAGAAAGGTGAAACAGAAG GTCTGGTAATGGACTCTTTGAGGTCTCCAAGGCAAACCCGTGTGCGTCGCATCTCACTGGAGCTCAGACTATCTGCAAGCTCCAGTGTAGAAAACTTCAAAAAGGCTGGCAAGGGACTCTCGTCCGGGCTTCATAACGTCGCCAACAAGCTACCCGTGCCAAGATCACTCCAACGGCGCAGCCGAAGTTACGAAAATCTAGAGGAGAACAGTCTCCTCCATCCGGACACCCCAAAGAAAGCAGACGGAGGCGATGGGGATATAAGAAAGAGCAAATCTACGGAGAATTTAAAGAAGATTAAAGACGAGAAGGAGGATGGGAGTCGTGGGGATAAGCGATTCTTGCGGAGAAAGTGGGAGGCTAGGAAGAACAGACAGCAACAAGAGAACAAATCCGACTGCGAGAAAGCGGAGAAGACTAGTGCCGAGGATACTGTCAGTGATGACGCGCATGCACCAGAAGACGATGGGTTGGCTGTAGACTCCATTCCAATCGTTTTTGAGCCTCTTACACTAGGACAGCGCCCTCTGACGCCCACTGTCACCATTTGCCTTACGGATGATGAAAATAGAAACACTAACCCATTTCTAGATTGA
- the LOC139953707 gene encoding uncharacterized protein — translation MGVEGMGPGWPLKPSSGMNWKELGESDDLATSLVLDPFLNFTTHKMNTRFRPADARKDFLKDIILRFKKNQNYEKAYKSLISGDWARVFFLNKSKHQRMIFKQHVFRYLAMFDKTSGFEVKSCFRYSLEGAGGKIVATQNWSKNDTIPNLVGCIAELTECEENSLKTGVNDFSVMFSTRKNCAQLWLGPAAFINHDCRPNCKFVSTGRDTACVKVLRDIEPGEEITCFYGDGFFGEGNCYCECETCERRQLGAFTPKDTPVKTDENKYSLRDTDRRLRWQKAKNEEDGGVIQEESALIKSVLPSRLLRRSDSESSSSSDGQSCPWSRTRSLSQSQPLSPSIQANQTLVDLIAEKKCLSKFDAQLLVAEGYKLREAKVVLTPHKIKEDGTLAVEEGGVRYASKLRQEERRRSREVRERRMSMNEEPVPSPKVEEAHLNGELVDENEANCEIISRKERRRSSDCLKKRTSVKEEAQEMPQLSQETYVGEAARDIPGLRSRTRLVSEAGLALDQQSNCSSTNSEVMFKSKQLPSLKILKKVENNLTYESEISDCETKLKIRGVPRERGVHSVKRNLMESGLNRTKAHGGKKPCKGTDSRNFISDPSRKDNKHHGGLEVPPLILPKRKMTKYDAELIAEAVQKIPKLKIRMKDPNGCIEEMITSSEDEVSSRQSSSSCESSPEKLTISIPDSPSRLTRAARFVIPSSKSTHSPTSPLALGSQPSSPGVHKARVNLQFDGPEYKKTSLQFAPRSMSQLRHLYEIPPHPLCQRTQKVSSPKQINPSEVKNFYPKDDQSNGVVGTSPTTQTLKLFTKPLENRNTRKVRLIFDKEAMDFHVPKTDSSYLKKAKPL, via the exons ATGGGTGTTGAGGGTATGGGGCCCGGCTGGCCGCTCAAACCAAGCTCTGGCATGAACTGGAAGGAATTGGGAGAGAGTGATGATCTGGCAACTAGCCTGGTATTAGACCCCTTCCTCAACTTCACTACTCACAAGATGAACACAAG GTTCCGCCCTGCCGATGCAAGGAAAGACTTCCTTAAAGATATCATCCTCCGCTTCAAAAAAAATCAGAACTACGAGAAGGCGTACAAGAGTCTCATCTCAGGCGACTGGGCGAGGGTGTTCTTCCTCAACAAGTCAAAACATCAGAGGATGATTTTCAAACAGCAT GTTTTCCGTTACCtggcaatgtttgacaagacgTCGGGTTTTGAGGTAAAGTCGTGCTTCCGTTACTCACTTGAGGGCGCCGGGGGAAAGATCGTAGCCACGCAAAACTG GAGTAAGAACGACACGATACCAAATCTAGTTGGCTGCATCGCGGAGTTGACTGAGTGCGAGGAGAACTCCCTCAAGACTGGTGTCAACGATTTTAGCGTCATGTTCTCAACGAGGAAGAACTGCGCTCAACTCTGGCTCGGCCCAGCAGCTTTTATAAATCACG ATTGTCGGCCAAACTGCAAG TTTGTATCAACCGGTCGTGATACGGCTTGCGTCAAAGTACTGCGTGACATTGAACCCGGGGAGGAAATCACCTGTTTCTATGGTGACGGATTCTTTGGTGAAGGCAACTGTTACTGTGAATGTGAAACGTGCGAAAG GAGGCAGTTGGGTGCATTCACTCCCAAAGACACCCCAGTCAAGACCGATGAAAACAAGTACAGCCTGAGGGACACTGACCGACGACTTCGCTGGCAGAAAGCCAAGAACGAGGAGGACGGTGGGGTCATCCAGGAGGAGAGTGCATTGATCAAGTCTGTCTTGCCGTCAAGGCTGCTCCGACGAAGTG ATTCTGAAAGTAGTAGCAGCTCTGATGGACAATCCTGCCCCTGGAGTCGGACACGCTCTCTGTCTCAGTCACAGCCTCTCTCGCCGTCCATCCAGGCCAATCAAACTCTTGTAGATCTCATCGCCGAGAAAAAGTGCCTCTCCAAGTTCGACGCTCAACTCCTTGTCGCCGAAGGCTACAAACTCAGGGAAGCCAAAGTAGTCTTGACGCCTCACAAAATAAAAGAGGACGGAACTCTGGCCGTGGAGGAGGGAGGCGTGAGGTACGCCTCGAAGCTTCGCCAAGAGGAGAGGAGGCGATCTAGAGAGGTTCGTGAGAGGAGGATGTCGATGAATGAGGAGCCTGTTCCATCGCCGAAGGTTGAAGAGGCTCATCTAAATGGAGAGTTGGTCGATGAAAATGAGGCAAACTGTGAGATTATCTCAAGAAAAGAGCGAAGAAGGTCGAGTGATTGCCTTAAAAAGAGGACGTCTGTGAAAGAAGAGGCACAGGAAATGCCTCAGTTGTCTCAGGAAACCTATGTTGGTGAAGCAGCAAGGGATATACCCGGGCTTAGGTCTCGGACGCGACTAGTGTCAGAAGCGGGATTGGCACTTGATCAACAGTCCAATTGCAGTAGTACGAACAGTGAAGTGATGTTCAAGTCGAAACAGTTGCCTTCTTTGAAGATCCTGAAGAAGGTTGAAAATAACCTGACCTATGAGTCGGAGATCTCAGACTGCGAGACAAAACTAAAGATTCGTGGGGTACCACGTGAACGAGGAGTGCACTCGGTAAAACGTAATCTGATGGAATCTGGACTGAACAGAACTAAAGCTCATGGTGGAAAGAAACCCTGTAAAGGTACGGATTCAAGGAACTTCATCTCGGATCCGTCCAGAAAAGACAACAAACATCATGGAGGATTAGAAGTGCCTCCGCTGATTTTACCAAAGCGGAAAATGACAAAATACGACGCAGAACTTATCGCCGAAGCAGTGCAAAAAATCCCCAAACTGAAAATCCGAATGAAAGACCCCAACGGATGCATCGAAGAGATGATCACATCATCAGAGGATGAGGTTTCCTCAAGACAGTCATCGAGTTCCTGCGAGAGTTCACCGGAGAAGCTCACCATCTCCATCCCTGACTCGCCGAGTCGATTGACTCGAGCAGCGCGCTTCGTCATCCCGTCGTCCAAATCCACGCACTCACCTACCTCGCCCTTAGCGTTAGGATCGCAGCCAAGTTCTCCAGGGGTGCACAAAGCTCGCGTCAACCTTCAATTTGACGGCCCTGAATATAAAAAGACAAGTCTCCAGTTCGCGCCGCGCAGCATGTCACAGTTGCGACACCTCTACGAGATTCCACCTCACCCCTTGTGTCAAAGAACGCAGAAGGTCAGCTCCCCAAAGCAAATCAACCCCAGTGAAGTTAAGAATTTCTATCCCAAAGATGATCAGTCTAACGGGGTCGTCGGAACAAGCCCGACAACGCAAACCTTAAAACTCTTTACGAAACCGCTGGAGAATAGAAACACGCGGAAGGTCAGGTTGATTTTCGATAAGGAAGCAATGGATTTCCATGTTCCGAAAACTGACAGTAGCTATCTTAAGAAAGCAAAGCCTCTATGA